The window attaatttatttaggctattttctttcattctgtttttgggagtaatttttttctgttttttggacaaacttatttttcttcagtttttccatgcttattttttagctgaaaaaaattacccaaaaaataaaccacaaaaactaatttttcaGAGCACAATAATGACTAAATTAGACATTAATTTGCCTAAAATCGGAGGTCCACTTAATAacctgctccgtatttggcccctgaactaaaatgagtttaacgcCTGTTTTTGAAGCGATCACAAAATAAACTTGTTGAACTGAaggaagtgaaaataaaaaaatacaaagacagtGATTCTCCTTTTATTCCAACAcatgataaaataaaactgttaaaaacacTAAGGTGATGACTCTGCTTTTTCTTCCTTAGAAGCGTTCCGTTAAGCAGCAAACGTCACAAAACCATGACTAAACATCCACGCCGGAGTAACAGAGAAATTCACAGTCAGTGCAGATGTCGGGAAAAAacaaatcacatgattgatcacagttttaaaataaaacattttctttttctaatgcAAATGTTCCTATATGTGACATGGATGAGTAAAATTCCAAAACAGGAAATAGACAGGATGGAGGGGGGGGGCCTAAAAAGcaacaatttaaatcaagtgtcCCTTAATTaaaattcagactttttttcttaaagtgtCTAAAAATCAGCTTTACTTTGAAAAGCTTCAGGCTTCTGCATTAAAAGTAACAATCGTTAAAAAAGACTTGATGCATACAACAGGTAGAGGGTACGgaagcgtattgcattcactggggaaaaaaaatcagttttttctaaattttcttggttttttttggctattttattcatgtttttggacaacttctttccttgttttttggatgaattttttttcctgtttttctgacaatttttttctcatgtttattggaataattgtttttccttctgttttttgagtaattttattctgtttttcagaAGAGAAAAATTATTCTAGTcgtaaaaactgaaaaatattgccctgaaaaacagaagaaaaaaaaatagcacaaaaaacaaaccaaaaaaatgtattattcagaaaaacaggaacagaaaatctgttttttctgaataattcttttttttttcttcaggtcttttggaaatttttttttctgtttttcatgaaaaaattttaacagaaaaaaatcagtcaggaaaaacagaaaaaccaatcaaaaaaacaggaacaaaaatctgttttttcagaacatttttttttggggtggttttttttttttttttttttttttttttttttaactattttttggGGGTTCTCATGCTAATTTTTACCAGAaaaaaattagtccaaaaagcagaaaaaaattgctctgaaaaacagaagaaaaattaaataaataaaaaacgtattattcagaaaaacaggattttttttttctctatttcaaGTGAATACAATACGCTTCCATAGGAAGAAACAAGGAAACCTGTCAGACTGTAACTACGGTATGTAGATacacttcaaataaaaaaagtcaatgaaaGATTAAAATCCGTCTGCACTGAGCAGCCTCAGTCGTAGCCTCACGTTTGTGCTACAGTTCAAACCTTCCAGAAAATACTACACGTTAATGGCTTATGTCGAGAGTATTGCTTCAGAGGATCAATgagactgcacacacacacacacacacacacgcgcgcccacacacacacacatgcaggcaTGTACAAAAAGCATCAGGGACAGAGGGGAGCAGCTAAAGGTGGATTGATTAGCTGCTGCTCGGAGCTCCTCCCGTGTCGTCGTCACGCTTCAGTCTCTTCTTGGCTCTGATCTCGTTCATGGCTTCCTCTATGGAGCGCGTGTCCCTCTTGTTCGCCACGGGCACTGGGAGAAGAGAGCAGAGAGAAGACAGTGAGCAGCACGATGACGAGCAACCATTCTGACAAAACGTTCACTCACCACAGCCGTACGTGCGGTTCGCCTCCAGCGTGTGCGCGGCGTCTTTAGCGGCCGAGGTTCCGATCAGGTGACTGTACTTGTCTCTGTAGTTGGTGTTGGGACACGACTGGGACTGCTGGGTCTGACTGGACGCCGCCTCCTGTATGGCAGCCTGTTCCTGGAGCCCAAAGAGACACTGTGATGGAGATGAGCTAAATACGTAGCGTTAGCGACATCCACAGACGCCAAACATTTAACGATGACACAAAAAGAAGCAGATTAACCTAAATAAAAAGTCAATGacgtgacacctaaatattctgtgcaactgcatgtttttgttgtaaaaagacaccaaatatgtagtaattTAATATATAGGTgctcactttgatttttttatatgttactaatttacttctgtaatttattgtgtgattcaaagtgtcaaaatatcatgtggcgCACATTTTCATCATGTTCTTAATCATTTCACAGATGTTTTATtggttaggctaatgctaggctagtgctaatgctaggttaatgctaggctaatgctaatgctcggttaatgctaagttaacgctaagttaatgctaagctagtgataggctaatgctaagctaatgctaaattaatgcttagttaatgctaggctaatgctaagcaaaTGATAATTTGATGCTAAGTTAATACTAGGCTagtgctaagttaatgctaagttaatgataggttaatgctaagctaacactaggttaatgttaatgcaaagcaaatgataggctaatgttaagctaatgataagttgatgctaagctaatgctaggctaatgctaagttaatgataagctaacactaggttaatgttaatgctatgctgttttttctatttttaattatgtaaaaaaacttTGAGTTTACACTTCTTGTATGAAAGGTTCttctttttataaatacattttgattgaatgattgattgattgtttgattgatgctaagctaatgttaagcaaatgctaagctaatgcagtatTCGACATcacaggccagcacctgcatcctcacttgtattttcttcaggaaacgCAAATATTCAAGTTTATTCTGCCATTTAAAGTCTCAGATAATCGTACTGACCTTGAGTCGGCGCCGTTGTTCGGCCAGCTGTGGATCCCATTCTTCTCCTCTGCGATACGCCTCCAGCTCCTCGTCCGACGGGGCGAACTCCTGCCGTCCCAAAAAGACGCCAAACAGTTCATCATTTTCCCCAAAATTTACCAACAGAACCTTTGACGTGGACGTGGAATCGCGAGAGCGACGAACTGACCTTTTTGAACAGCATGACGTAGCGGCTCTCCTCGTCCTCTCCAAAGGAAAAGGAAGTCAGACCTGCGATTTCTGCAACATCATGTCTGAAAAAAAGATTTCCACTGCTTCGTTAGACCCAGCTCTACTACTTTAAAGTAACGATTGTCTTGTAAAAGCCTAacagggatcctccactgtttttacaaatgtggcctaaaacctttaaaatgtccttattagtcgatttatgtctaataaaacacattattaagcaccatatttgtttttattaactttaaaaatgggactacatTACAGTTATAGAACTTGTGTtacaccatcttgaaatcacatgattgatgatgtcactcggccccactgcctgtaaacatcccattgttttctattagagtgaaacattcagtccATGATTCacttgctaacttcagccaccagagcgtgtcagcacactgcttaagggagagtaaaggtcccttaggagagctcttcttctctgcttcatcgtCTACTACGAAACCACAAagtgggaactgtcgccccctgtggtcacagattattttttgggtctgtttttattctctttcagcatctttaacttttcctgtttttttcacagggTTCCTCAAGCTTTGGTCAAATTAAaatcaagacattttaatgccatttgaaatcaaatttaACATCAATTTCACAGTTAACACAATGGGGGGGGGGAGATTTttgtgtctagtgcagacgtgcaactggcgacctctaaagtaaatacacaaaatgacagtaaaatacacaacttaaattaaaaaaacaaaaatagccagaaatctgtgaaacaaaaatacaaaaaataaaaacaattaagaaaaatctttgttggacaggcTATTTTCACTGTaaccacgtcactgttttgtagttggctatcaattattcttatttttagattcatgaatttaatgccttttcggactttttaaggatccgcagGAACCATAAtttagatcaaccaaaagcagcaaaagttgtcatttcgactgaaaaagctgctaaatgatctaaaaatcaggctgaatgtttcacaccaataaaaaaacaatgggatgtttacaggaagtggggcagtgtgacatcatcagtcacatgatttcaagatggaggaacacaggctctaaaactgtaaagtagtcccatttttaaaagttattaaaaacaaatatagtgcaataataatgtgttttgttagaaatagatctactaataagtacatttcaaaggttttaggccacatttgtaaaaaaacaaaaaaaaaagtggaggatccctttaaattaGTCCATATTAAAATATGGACAGCATAATAAATCATTTCTAAACATCTGTATAGTGCCAATAAACTCACAAAATACTTCTTTCAATCTTTCCCATTGGACTGTACTGTTTCTTCTGCTGTAAAGTGTCCTGGATGAAGTTTGATACTTCTTTCTCCATCTGACACAAAGGAAGGAAAAAAGCCAATCAACAATCAAAACATCTGTATTTACATCTgtctgtgttcttttttttctttaaatcagCACCTTTTTCCTGAActctgctttctttcttttctccgCCTCCTCCAACCTCTTGAGCCGCGCCGCTTGCTCTGGAAGAAAGAGAATATTTATGATTTTGTCAATAAACAACTTCATGATTCGTGACATTCACCcgttcataaacataaacagtCCGTCATGGTATGAATGATATTATGCCATAACATGCATGTGAAGCTATATTTAgaatcagaaataaattattgatcccagggggaaactgcttttttacagatgctccagaaatatctcaaacaaaaaaaggaaacactaaaacataaaaaaaatggacaaaattaaaaaaaaaaaagactgttaattaaatagggattaaatacaagtgcacacctccagtaaatataatacaaatgtacaaatataatacagataattCAGATAATCCTGATAATTCAGTGTCAGATTgcaatttctgcttgattttgtttaaaaataataaaaattatctAAATAATAAGAATATTGCCATTTCTGTTTTAGGAAGTGAATTACGTAGACTGTAGCTTTGTTTACTTTTAAGATACAGCCATATTGTGACTCTGTCCTCATATTATGTGGATAAACATACCATAGTAAtttaaatttgacatatttCAAATACATATCCAATGCCAGATCTTTCTTGTTCCCAAATAATTTGATTAAATATAGTCTTTAGTTTGAACGAAAATcaacataaaaaatgtaatgatatccTCCTTTTCAGATAATCCTAGTTTCTATTTGATCAAACTGTACATAAAGAATAAACAAATtggactaaataaaaataagtgaataaataaGCATATCATTTAGAAATGCTTATTATAAttcatctaatttgtttatttattgcttttaaCTTCTAAAACAATTTTGTCATTACATGTACTCTTCTTTTTTATCTGTACTTTCATTGCAAAGtgtctgtagtttttaaaagtgcaatataaaaataaatataatattattattattataaatatgtgCTAATGTATGGATTACTAGCCTGAAAACCACTGCTGGTTTAGAGATAAATATGTGtataaaaaaagtatatatttttatgtgcAAAGCATTAAATACTGAAAAGAAGAAATTATAATTTGAGGATCAATAGTTTCAGTAAAACagattatattatatatcaCTCAAAAAGTATTGTGTCTGAAACATTGACTGTAACTGAATTGTATGGAATTctacagtaaaagtaaaaaatgtattgtattatttt is drawn from Gouania willdenowi unplaced genomic scaffold, fGouWil2.1 scaffold_279_arrow_ctg1, whole genome shotgun sequence and contains these coding sequences:
- the LOC114459270 gene encoding sperm-associated antigen 7 homolog encodes the protein MADLLGSILNSMEKPPTVGDQESRRKAKEQAARLKRLEEAEKRKKAEFRKKMEKEVSNFIQDTLQQKKQYSPMGKIERSILHDVAEIAGLTSFSFGEDEESRYVMLFKKEFAPSDEELEAYRRGEEWDPQLAEQRRRLKEQAAIQEAASSQTQQSQSCPNTNYRDKYSHLIGTSAAKDAAHTLEANRTYGCVPVANKRDTRSIEEAMNEIRAKKRLKRDDDTGGAPSSS